In the genome of Oncorhynchus nerka isolate Pitt River linkage group LG4, Oner_Uvic_2.0, whole genome shotgun sequence, the window ACCACATCCCACCCCAAGCCTTGAGCAGCCAGGTCCAGTTACACTCAGACCCATagtcccagagtcacctctgagGTCATCAGAAGAGGTGAAAGGTCACGATGGCCGTAAGCGAAATACTTCCTCTTCCCTCAGTGCTGGAGGGTCCCAGTCAGGGACATCAAACTCAGACGAGCCCAAACAGACAGGTCCCCCAACCCGCAGGGCCCGTTTACCTAAACCCAAACCCAACTTGGGTTGCACCGCCAAAGCCACTACACGCTCTGCAGTCCAGGTACCAGAAAGCAGGCCAAGCCCTGAAGTCCAGACACCAGAGGAAGCTGATGAGGTTCCCATGGAAATACAACAGATCCACCAAGTCGTCCCCCTTTCTGACATCATCGATACGACCCAGGTAAGGCTTTTATAAATATCAGCTATTGGTTTAGCCTAAATGCTATTTATAATTGAATGTGTTTAACAAAGATGTCTGATTGTGTTGCAGTTgcattacctgtgtgtgtgtgtgtgattttattCATAGGAGGAAATACAACAGATTCACCAAGTCATCCCTCATCCACCCATAGAGGAGGGGCCtctcagacagagggaggggactgATATTGGACACGCCTCTCAGGTGGAATCAGGTTCTGAAGTGTCAGAGGGCTCAGAGCAACAGACAACCTCACAGACCAGGAGGAGCCACTTCCCTAAGGTCAAACCCAATCTGGGACGGGCTGCCAGGACCACACAACCCAAACAGACTACCACCACACTGTCAGAACCACCACAGACTACCACCACACTCTCAGAACCACAGCCCATTCAGAGAACCAGAGGAGCGCATTCAAAACCACAGCCTACATTGaataccaccacacagtcagaaCCACCCCAGCCCACACTAACTTCCACCACAAACACACTCTCAAAACAACAATCAACACAGAGTACCACCATACTCTCACAACCACATCCCACCCCAAGCCTTGAGCAGCCAGGTCCAGTTACACTCAGACCCATagtcccagagtcacctctgagGTCATCAGAAGAGGTGAAAGGTCACGATGGCCGTAAGCGAAATACTTCCTCTTCCCTCAGTGCTGGAGGGTCCCAGTCAGGGACATCAAACTCAGACGAGCCCAAACAGACAGGTCCCCCAACCCGCAGGGCCCGTTTACCTAAACCCAAACCCAACTTGGGTTGCACCGCCAAAGCCGCAACATGCTCTGCAGTCCAGGCACCAGATGTGGCTTCCAGACCCAAATCTGAGGTCCAGAGATTAGATACTGGACCCTGCCCTAAAGTCCAGAAACCAGAGGAAGCTGATGAGGTTCCCATGGAAATACAACAGATCCACCAAGTCGTCCCCCTTTCTGACATCATCGATACGACCCAGGTAAGGCTTTTATAAATATCAGCTGTTGGTTTAGCCTAAATGCTATTTATAATTTAATGTGTTCCAACAAATATGTCTGATTGTGTTACAGTTgcattacgtgtgtgtgtgtgtgtgtgtgtgtttgtgtgtgtgtgtgtgtgtgtgattttattCATAGGAGGAAATACAACAGATTCACCAAGTCATCCCTCATCCACCCATAGAGGGGCCtctcagacagagggaggggactgATATTGGACACACCTCTCAGGTGGAATCAGGTTCTGAAGTGTCAGGGGGCTCAGAGCAACAGACAACCTCAAAGAGCAGGAGGAGCCACTTCCCTAAGGTCAAACCCAACCTGGGACGGGCTTCCAGGACCACACAACCCAAACAGACGaccactacactgtcagaaccaacACAGACTACCACCACACTGTCAGAACCACCACAGACTACCACCACACTGTTAGAACCACCACTAGATTCTATGCTGAATATCACCACAACCTCAGAACCACAACCTTCCATGATTATCACCATAGAGCCACCACTGCCTACTGAGAGTATTAACACAGAGTCAGAAACGCAGCCCAAACAGAGAACTACCACACACTCAAAATCACAAACCACCACCACACACTCCAAGCACCAGCCCACCACAAATATTATCCCACACTCAGGACCACAGCCCAGTCAGAGAACCAGAGTAGCGCATTCAAAACCACAGCCTACATTGaataccaccacacagtcagaaCCACCCCAGCCCACACTACATTCTACCACAAACACACTCTCAAAACAGCCATCTACACAGAGTAACACCATACTCTCACAACCACAGCCCATCCCGAGCCTTGAGCAGCCAGGTCCAGTTACACTCAGACCCATagtcccagagtcacctctgagGTCATCAGAAGAGGTGAAAGGTCACGATGGCCGTAAGGGAAATACTTCCTCTTCCCTCAGTGCTGGAGGGTCCCAGTCAAGGACATCAAACTCAGACGAGCCCAAACAGACAGGTCCCCCAACCCGCAGGGCCCGTTTACCTAAACCCAAACCCAACTTGGGTTGCACCGCCAAAGCCACTACACGCTCTGCAGTCCAGGTACCAGAAAGCAGGCCAAGCCCTGAAGTCCAGACACCAGAGGAAGCTGATGAGGTTCCCATTGAAATACAACAGATCCACCAAGTTTTCCCCCTTTGTGACATCATCGATACGACCCAGGTAAGGCTTTTATAAATATCAGCTATTGGTTTAGCCTAAATGCTATTTATAATGGAATGTGTTTAACAAAGATGTCTGATTGTGTTGCAGTTGCATTACCACAGTGTGTTTTTAAAGGGTGTGTATGATTTTATTCATAGGAGGAAATACAACAGATTCACCAAGTCATCCCTCATCCACCCATAGAGGAGGGGCCtctcagacagagggaggggactgATATTGGACACGCCTCTCAGGTGGAATCAGGTTCTGAAGTGTCAGAGGGCTCAGAGCAACAGACAACCTCACAGACCAGGAGGAGCCACTTCCCTAAGGTCAAACCCAACCTGGGACGGGCTGCTAGGACCACACAAACCAAACCCCAACAGACTACCACCACACTGTCAGAACCACCACAGACTACCACCACACTCTCAGAACCACAGCCCATTCAGAGAACCAGAGGAGCGCATTCAAAACCACAGCCTGCATTGaataccaccacacagtcagaaCCACTCCAGCCCACACTAAATTCCAGCACAAACACACTCTCAAAACAACAATCCACACAGAGTACCACCATACTCTCACAACCACAGCCCACCTCAAGCCTTGAGCAGCCAGGTCCAGTTACACTCAGACCCATagtcccagagtcacctctgagGTCATCAGAAGAGGTGAAAGGTCACGATGGCCCTAAGGAAAATAGTTCATCTTCCTTCAGTGCTGGAGGGTCCCAGTCAGCGACATCAGACTCGGAACAGCCCAAACAGACAGGTCCCCCAACCAGGAGGGCCCGTTTACCTAAACCCAAACCCAACTTGGGTCTCACCGCCAGAGCCGCTACGCGCTCTGCAGTCCAGGTACCAGAAAGCAGGCCAAGCCCTGAAGTCCAGACACCAGAGGAAGCTGATGAGGTTCCCATGGAAATACAACAGATCCACCAAGTCTCCCCCCTTTGTGACATCATCGATACGACCCAGGTAAGGCTATTATAAATGTCAGCTATTGGTTTAGCCGGTTGCATTACCCCAGTGTGTTTTTAAAGtctctgatctgtgtgtgtggtgtttgtatTCATAGGAGGAAATGGAACAGATTCACCAAGTCATCTCTCTTACTGACGTCATTGATTCTACCCAGGTAATTCATTGTATTCCTACCCGAAGATATCTGGTTGCGTGTAGAAATGTGCTCCTAAGATATGCGTCTCATCTGTGTGTGTCCGACGTTTATATTCACAGGGCGATATGTCTGTCTTTACGGAGGGAAGCTTTTTCTCGCAACAAAGTGATGCTGTCTTCATACAGCACTCAGAAACGTGTGTGTCGACTGCTCCGTTGGACCAGACCCAGTCAGACCCGGATGAACCTATATtcatcctctccctgactgaAATCCCAGTGCTCCCCGCAGGGGAGGAGAGTGGCTGCACATCCCAGACCCTCTCTGAGCCTTTCCTTTTTCTACCAGACGCAGGCGCTCAACTGCAGCAGAGGTTAGTGCCTGTCAGTCATCACTAACCCCTTTTCCACTcagtccccacccccccaaaTGCAATTTTTTCCCCAAATGAATGTacattttctcctctctccccctcattctttctctctttcgtCCCTCTTTTGTGCACTCTGTCCCTTCACCTTACatatccttctcctctccttcagcaGTGATATTGTTGCCCCCGGAGGTGGTTTGGAGAAAGGGAATGCTGGTGTCCTTTGTGAAGTCCCTGAGCCTATGTCAGTGGATGAGGTCCTTCCTCAATCCTCATACACCAGTATCAAGGAAGTGGAGTCTGGCTCCACGGCGGGTCCAGTAGGTGTGTGTGCCTCGGCCAAACCCTCAGAAGACTCCATGGCTGATGCAGAGACTAGTGAGGACACGCATCCTCCTTCTAAGAAGAGGAAAGcgccagagagagccaggagaggTGGGCACAGAGTACACCGTAGTGCATATAATACAATGTGTAGAACACTTACTCTCCATCGTCTGTTTGTTCGTTCATTCATTCGATTCAGTTCATTCATCCGTCCATCCATTTTATTGTGTAAAATTCTCCTAATATAATTCTGTCTCTGCTTGTGCGAAGTAGACAAACTGCAGGTGAGACCTAACACTGCAGTAAGGGAACAGACCAGTTGTTCGGCCCCTGCCAAGGAGGCTGTGTCacccattaccccagaccagacACCCTCTTTGACCACTACCACCCTAGACACTTACCACCTCACTGCCTCCAGTCCCCTGGCCCAGCCAGGCTCCTCCGTCACGGGAACTGCATCACAGCAGGGGACTGTGGGCTGTTTCGATCGTACAGAGACCGAGCACACGGCGACTGGAGGGGAGGACAATAGTTCAGGGGCGGAGTCTCAGGCTGCCCGTCAAATTACACCGCTGGCTATGAGTGGCCCCTTGAGCAGGTGATTTGTCTGAAATGCATTCGTTCTTATACCTGtcactctctatctccccctgttTGTACTATCTATTAGTTATGAACTCCTCAATTAAAGATTAAGTCATTAGTAGCTCAAAGGACCTGCTGTTGTATTATAGTTAATTGACAGGACACATTCGATTGTCTTCCATTGATTCGATTGATTAGGAGTGTTAATAATTATTGATTTTAAATCTTTTGTATGTTCCTTCCCCCTACAGGCCTGGTAGGAGACCCAGAGGATTCCTGTCTTTCATGTCCAATAAGAACGCCTCCCCTGTAGCTGCCCCCCCCCGAGGTACCAGAGCAGCCGCTCGGAGGCCCCAGGTCAACACCACCCGCCCAGGGGGGAAACGGGCTGCTAACGAACCTTCCACCACAACCAGAACCATGCCTTCACCTTCCATAATGCATTACACCACCACCCCCACTAGGGCCACCAGAACCACCACTAAGCCAGATTTTTCCACCAGGGTGACTCAGGAAAAACCCTCTGATGCCCTGGCCTTACACTCAAACCCAGAGCCCAGTACTTCCCTGTGTACTACAGCTACTGAGGTAAAGAGATGGACAACATCTGGTGATACAGTATTTTACCTATGAACTTTGCAAAAAACCTACTGTTGTGGGTATGACCTTGTATTTTTTGGGGTTTTAAATGATGAGAAACAGAACCCTCATTGtactcctgtccctctctctcccgcgctctctccctccccatctctctccaccagtcCTCTCAGGTGCCAGCCGCCCAGCCCAGTGCGTCTCCCTGTGTGGACAGCGGTTCAGCAGACGAGGAACCCATCAACGTGTCCCAGTACTTCTTCAGTGACATCTTCACCGAGGTCGAGGAGAATGAGGGATGAGAGACGGAGGAAGGGAAAGGAGATCAAAAAGGCACTCTTTGACTCTTTGTTTGAATCAAACTGGAGAACAAAATGTTAAATACTtaagaaaacatgtttttgtatTTACCACTGAAATTACGTTTCTGCTTGCTTGTGTTTATGCGAACAAGGTTTCATGCTTGCAGCGAACAGATTTGGTCACAAGATGGCAACAGTGAAACCAAACTAGGGATTATTGCTCTTCAAATTTTGGGGGGGACCAAACTGGCACGCCTTTAAGCTACTTTCCTATATTGAATGATTACGTTTTTTGGGCTATTTTACCCCAATCATATCATCTAGCCTATTGAGTAATCTATTCATTCTAATaacatatttatatttatttggtTTACATTTTTTCAAACCACACCAAGCCAGACATTCATGATCATTTCCCTCTATCTGCAAGAAGGAGAATACTTGAAATCAGTGTCAACTCACTCTACTACAGGGACTTTCACATTCAAATTTGTGTTCTTATTTGAAATATTGTTTACATAGGTAGCCATTGTCTAAACATGAGcattgtgtgtatatatgtttatTATAATTTAGATCTGATATATTGGAGGGGTATGTATCCTTAACATTTACTTTGGTTTTTCACTCTTCATGCATGAACAAGACCCAGCTTTGCAGCTTTGAGGGACAGCACAGCAATGTCTCTTTATTTCATGCTCCCTGAAGATACAGGAAATATAATTTCAAATGGCGCTCGAACAGAATCCTCTAGTTTAATCCATGTACAGTGCACAGATCATGAGTCCAATTTCAGTTCTCAATTATTGATTATGTTCTGCAGTCACTGTTGGTTCAAACTAACATAGCTGTTCTGTAGCTCATGTAAAATATGTGAATAAAGTTTTCTACGTTAACGTCTACTTTGTTTCATGTGTTGCGATAACAGATGAGAAAATAACATTTGATAAGTAGGCCTTGTCGCCTTTTTATGGGCCTTAAGCGAGATTTAGCTGCCCAACTTGCAGGAAAAAAAGTTTTAGTGCCTCCACTTAGCAGTGGGTAAtttttcagttaagaacaaattgttattttacaatgatggcctaacccggacgacgctgggccaattgtgtggcgACCTATGGGACGCccgatcacagctggttgtgatacagcccaggatcgaaccagggtctgtagtgacgcctctagcactgagatgcagtgccttagatcgctgcgccactcaggtgcCCTTGATTTATGCCAAATGCATATGATATCAGTGTGAGAGTGAATAACAATCGATGGGGAGTTCAGTCCCCCTGAGCATATGCCCTGC includes:
- the LOC115126890 gene encoding transcription factor TFIIIB component B'' homolog isoform X3, with the protein product MLRRSRISVRPNVRPAGRGPAPASSQDTPPSQEAPAAVSQASEDLPQAGGQCVKDTTTTAVLEASTESTTPREDGKDPNGEASSSTPSAGLQRRKRFSVMPNLAKPRVAATPALTRSSPRTPKSPVKAGTETPAPTPEAPSQTDSGPPQGMRSPRRRPSGGSRQAKGQPKPRPLSPASPGPTTTSLGNVAVENSSSSQQTPQAAGKGSIQSDLLKKSPIIKVPSIPLEMVPSSSLPDKEGISVSERAKTLVARSVSGGLTGLAPGKSRLSRFLNDPTDLQRLAKARKLRELLRQEMNKEKKRSKAKVCVSEYTLDPSKMTMRDLIYYLPDTNPMTSYLVEEQRENETVLPLTPPREESPERPPTPEAPAEIASQGDEDEDEDDDGVMVPRVKVAEDGSLIIDEESLTVEVLRQKGPNPADDRDPIFERGSTTTYSSFRKGTHVKPWSNKETDMFFLAISMVGTDFSMIGQLFPHRGRTEIKNKFKKEERANSWRIDKAFKEKRRLDHEFFTSLLEKILAAEAKRNKNNKSPTEKIRIKKKIKQKEKKAAKQLSDVEEEGLDAEMDTEEVEGEKENENVSNEGTTLSSAPTPKRKRKSRDGGGESSPEEAKDGKKKKIDLITSDQEEAGVPEDSEAGPPESSKQAEGPVEAANGPVVIKPAQLSRGRSQRPLPNLGRKWGQRGPEPNTKPNVKDGATPTEEENAEEGLSEEQVDKDSSPSVSQKEKKKAGKLSSSEEEEEEASDKPIKPTRYGRIPKKTQLLNYPAKEDGDSPSDSAPTPASDGSPPTMPKSKPATRRAKIKPGPALPGRMGQSAARKSKLVTLRASQSEDEDEDEEEVAWREEAQAEEDTHNPTSPEEENQAPAFIPMSLRSPQPVATEVEETMEELDISVNVPDVLGISHDAFCPDSSCERAQGGEMGTVPCEHQLDLLVDVIDFLSPDNMEVSEESYNEAARTLLAIGNLTHLSQAAEAFTAEADDIITEERSNEDQLYQMTPQPTDQSQTSTIPSESLRVTEASRIAEDSVPVASSTTASVPVTTTTASIPGSKITACVIITTETASVPVTTTTSSPPVTLTTTASIRVTTSTASVPVPQSSDTPDLETSPIEGPLREMEGTDIGHESGSEVSEGSEQQTTSQSRRSHFPKVKPNLGRAARTTQPKQTTTTLSEPTQTTTTLSEPPQTTTTLSEPPLEPMLNITTTSEPQPSMIITIEPPLPTESINTESETQPKQRTTTHSKSQTTTTHSKHQPTTNIIPHSGPQPSQRTRVAHSKPQPTLNTTTQSEPPQPTLNSTTNTLSKQQSTQSTTILSQPHPTPSLEQPGPVTLRPIVPESPLRSSEEVKGHDGRKRNTSSSLSAGGSQSGTSNSDEPKQTGPPTRRARLPKPKPNLGCTAKATTRSAVQVPESRPSPEVQTPEEADEVPMEIQQIHQVVPLSDIIDTTQEEIQQIHQVIPHPPIEEGPLRQREGTDIGHASQVESGSEVSEGSEQQTTSQTRRSHFPKVKPNLGRAARTTQPKQTTTTLSEPPQTTTTLSEPQPIQRTRGAHSKPQPTLNTTTQSEPPQPTLTSTTNTLSKQQSTQSTTILSQPHPTPSLEQPGPVTLRPIVPESPLRSSEEVKGHDGRKRNTSSSLSAGGSQSGTSNSDEPKQTGPPTRRARLPKPKPNLGCTAKAATCSAVQAPDVASRPKSEVQRLDTGPCPKVQKPEEADEVPMEIQQIHQVVPLSDIIDTTQEEIQQIHQVIPHPPIEGPLRQREGTDIGHTSQVESGSEVSGGSEQQTTSKSRRSHFPKVKPNLGRASRTTQPKQTTTTLSEPTQTTTTLSEPPQTTTTLLEPPLDSMLNITTTSEPQPSMIITIEPPLPTESINTESETQPKQRTTTHSKSQTTTTHSKHQPTTNIIPHSGPQPSQRTRVAHSKPQPTLNTTTQSEPPQPTLHSTTNTLSKQPSTQSNTILSQPQPIPSLEQPGPVTLRPIVPESPLRSSEEVKGHDGRKGNTSSSLSAGGSQSRTSNSDEPKQTGPPTRRARLPKPKPNLGCTAKATTRSAVQVPESRPSPEVQTPEEADEVPIEIQQIHQVFPLCDIIDTTQEEIQQIHQVIPHPPIEEGPLRQREGTDIGHASQVESGSEVSEGSEQQTTSQTRRSHFPKVKPNLGRAARTTQTKPQQTTTTLSEPPQTTTTLSEPQPIQRTRGAHSKPQPALNTTTQSEPLQPTLNSSTNTLSKQQSTQSTTILSQPQPTSSLEQPGPVTLRPIVPESPLRSSEEVKGHDGPKENSSSSFSAGGSQSATSDSEQPKQTGPPTRRARLPKPKPNLGLTARAATRSAVQVPESRPSPEVQTPEEADEVPMEIQQIHQVSPLCDIIDTTQEEMEQIHQVISLTDVIDSTQGDMSVFTEGSFFSQQSDAVFIQHSETCVSTAPLDQTQSDPDEPIFILSLTEIPVLPAGEESGCTSQTLSEPFLFLPDAGAQLQQSDIVAPGGGLEKGNAGVLCEVPEPMSVDEVLPQSSYTSIKEVESGSTAGPVGVCASAKPSEDSMADAETSEDTHPPSKKRKAPERARRVDKLQVRPNTAVREQTSCSAPAKEAVSPITPDQTPSLTTTTLDTYHLTASSPLAQPGSSVTGTASQQGTVGCFDRTETEHTATGGEDNSSGAESQAARQITPLAMSGPLSRPGRRPRGFLSFMSNKNASPVAAPPRGTRAAARRPQVNTTRPGGKRAANEPSTTTRTMPSPSIMHYTTTPTRATRTTTKPDFSTRVTQEKPSDALALHSNPEPSTSLCTTATESSQVPAAQPSASPCVDSGSADEEPINVSQYFFSDIFTEVEENEG